The Synchiropus splendidus isolate RoL2022-P1 chromosome 8, RoL_Sspl_1.0, whole genome shotgun sequence nucleotide sequence cttcacatgacagactgaaaaaaacctcCACAGTAGACATGCTGATGTCAAGCGAGCGGCGAGTCAcaaggagggaaggaggggCGGACGCATCATGCACCGGGGGCGTTGCGCGAGAACAAattagcggcttatagtcccgAAAATACGGTATTACATAACTAGAAGGGAGAAGCAGGATATTTAGCTGAAATGTTAGCAGTTACTGACAGGATATCCACTCCTGGGTTCCCTGTACTTATGTTTCAAGGATGTCACTCACAGCATTACGGggattaagtttttttttcatgttgctcATCATCTTGAAGTCTTTAGCTGTTctgtgacaaaaaagaaaaggagaacacaaaaacaagtcaGGGGATGGTTTTCCACAGTCGTTTCTAATCCGTGGGTCCTCTTTAAAGAGTTCCAACTGATCGGAGCATGCATTTGGCTGTAGGCAAGGAAACCACCTGGACATCGTGCCAGCAGAGCAGCACTAAACCACAGTATCGGATCCACATGATTGCAAGATGTTTGAAAATCCTATTAGAAGTTTTGGACTTTGCTCTTTAGACACACTGCCGTTATTATGAACCATGGCCGGTTCTCATCTTtgcaaaaaacaaaccacaaagcAGAGTTATACTAGTTACACAGGGTGAACTCACTTTGTTGAATTGGAAAACACACATCACTTGCAAAGAAACGGAATTGGTCAATCTGGTGTGATTATAGTGCACAGTTTTCACGTTGAGAGAAGATATAGATATTaggaaaaaaagataaaacacCAGATTGAAGCAACAGCTTTAGTTGAGATTCTAATGCAGGTGGTCAAACTATAAAACAGCAGAAAGATTAGTGTACCTCTCAGACAGTTTTTCAGTCAGCAGCTGAAGAAAGTTCATCACTGTCTCTGTGAGGACCAAGGTTTGATCAAAACAAAGGTTAATTCTTCGTAATGGTGTTGTGAAATTAAACTCCCCAGTTATACAAGAGTGAAATAATTCAGCTTTGGCGATGGAGTATGAAAATGAGGAGTAAACCTGGTGTTTTGGCCATGGTTCCTTTCAGGGCTCTGTGTCCAAAGGACTCGTATCCCACCAGCTTAGCCAGCTGGTACCTAGATTTCAGCAACTCCTCCAAACACTCCATCAGATCTGCGTTTGGGTATAAGTAAATACGGTATGCAATTTCACGAACCTGcatggaaaaataaacatagacaaaaacacactgtcatagataattatattattatatattattaattatGTATTATTCTAGAACTTATTGCAGGATCCTCCTTTTCCTATTACGagaatattcaatattttgtcaACGAAGAAATAAACGTTTCTCAAGCACGCCCTTTAGACGCAACGTCTTTACACACGGAGCaaaagcgccacctagtgacAATAAACGCATACTCGGCTGACCAGAAACATACCAGGTCATCTGGCGAATCCGCATGAAGGCCTCCCACTTGAAGAAAGCTACCTTCACTGGCAAAATGCAACTGCAGATGTTCAGGAATGGCAGACCGTGCGATTCTGTTGGGCATGTGAGAGCCGACCAGAAACTCGTGGTTCAGATCCAGAAGCTTTACATGAAGCGCGACAGCCTCTTTTCGCTACGATTCAATCCATAACAAGAAAATTACacattataaaaacaaaaagagagcaTGGTTCTGTTTTTACCAGAATGAACTTACTAATTTGTCATCAAGATGAATACCACTTATCTCAAAGTCAAACATGAACAACTCAGCCACTCTcctagaaataaaaacacatgaattggAAGAAGattcataaaatatatttagacaAAAACATGCTGATTTTATCACTGCCAGGGGTCAAATAGAAGAAAACTATAAGTTGCCTGAAATAGGATTCTAGCATTTTAGTCAGAAGAAGCAAGCCAAGTATTTTAAAAGTACACAAAGGTATCAGGGaaataatttcaaaaacagACCTTGTATCAGGGTCCAGTTTAGCCACAATTTCGGGGCTGTCAAGCAAATTCTTCAAGCTCTTACACAGCTCCACGTTGGTGTTCAACCTGATACAGACAATGATACAAGCTGtggcaaaacaaacattttcggTTGTTGTTGGAAAGTGATGTATGACTGTGTGAATGTAGAGGCTCACTTCTCCACCACTGTGCCAATCTCAATGCAGGACTTTTCAGCTGCCTCTCTGAATGCTGGATCTGGATGTGCCACTTTAATGAAGTCTGCctggaaatgaagaaaaggtggagcaatgaatgaatgaatgaatgaaaagaaacaggTTATTCTGAACAAATGACTATAAATTAAGAAATATACATACATTATACATGCCTTTAAATGTGTTAATGCATTAAATCCAATGAGACTGATGAAAGAGCGTGCAGGAACTGGCAGAGGTGAATGAAAGGGGTGGCATGAGAGtagcagcaagagtgaaaggCAAATCTAATTTCACAGTAGTTAAGACATGCCATGACGTGAGGTTTTTAAACAGTAACTCTGACACTAAGgcggaagcagagttagaagtggcaGAGCTGCTCAGGGACTAGGAAAGACAAGAAATTAGTCTATTTAAGGAATTGCGATTagggatggtgatgatgagaaAAGAGGACAGACAACGTTACCAGGAAAaggatatgaaaataaaaaaaagaagatggatGTGTAAATGAGGTTGGCAGAGGCATGTGTGCCCCTTAAAAGAAAGACATCTTGATTGATGCCGGATAAAGGAGAAATAATTTCACACTTCATCCTTTTAAATGTGCAAGCTGGCTGAGGTTTATGGTGATATGGAAAAACTCATAACAAAAACAGAATGgctaaaaacaccaaaaacccCGTCAGTTAAAGACAGGGCATCTAAGAGCAACTCACCAGATCCGCTACTTTGCAAAGGCCATCAGAGAGCTCGTCGAAAGTGTTGACCGTTTCAACACCTGGAGCACAAGAACAAGCTTTTGCCAGTAACTTCTCAGTGTTGAGAAGAGCTGACTTGGTGGCGACCTGGAAACCTGCAGGGGAGCTCAGCTCGGGGACGCCAAACAACCCCTGTAAGGACAGACACAAACAGCGGAGATTATTAAAATTTTGATCTACAGAGTCCAACACAAAGtgtcacaaatacacaaaacaaaacaaaataataataataaaaaggaatCCGTAAAGTAGTTAGCTTTTGTCACCTAATGGCAACAACAAATATTTCGCTATtacaacattatatatatatacagtagtaCAAACCACAGTTTTCTCGACGATGTCCAGTCTCTTGTGAGGTTTGACATTGAAAGCTGCTCCAACTGGGGACCAGGTGGTGACATGTCTCCCGAAACGAGAAAAAAGGCTCCGGGTTTTTTTCAGAGAGAGTAACATTTTACACGCAGCCATGCTGCTACTTCACTTATCTGATGTTTACAGATCCTCCAACTCACAGACGGACAGAGGACATTCGGCAAACTGTGCAAAACACCGTATCGTATCAGTGCCTAGTCATTCCACCGGAGTGATTAATTCGAGAAAATTCATACTCTAAAATCGTGTCGCTAGACCTTACAACATAAATTCAGGTGAGGATAAGTTGGAGTTGTAATGTCTCAAGACGCATGTTAGCTTAGTGGCTAATCATCAGCGTAAGTTCTGTTGAGAGACGCACTTTCGTGTAAATACATGACGGGGACATATTAAAATATAGCGAATAATTGCTTGTAATGAGAGCTAACTCGACACCGTCTAACGCCATGTGAACATGTGTTTACGCTCTAATTTTAGTTAAAGTGGTCGAACAGAATATCTCGAAAGTGCCAGTCTTGACAGGCATCTTTAACAGGAAGCCGGtgcgtttctttttaaaaataaaagcacggcATACAGATTGTAGTTGTGAAATTATTGAACTATTGAATTTAGTGAGGCGgttttagaaaaaaacaaaaaataaacaaaacatttcaaaacagtTATATCCAGTAGGCACAAAGGTTGATAATGGGGAAcgatcagtaaaaaaaaaaaagtaacagatgaataataaaacttaacaattttaaaaagtgtgtcACATTGTAGATAAGGAGACATGAACCACATTATAATTCTCATTTTTAAGTTGTCATGCCTACAAACAGGATTAGTTGAAATATCATACGCAGGTATTTTCGCACATTTTATGTGCTGATCATGGGGCGATTATTGGACTTGTTGGACACGTCTGTTCAAAGATTGGACTCCATTGTAATTCAAATAAATGCCATCACGACAGATTGACAGAGTTCTGTGTCATTTAATCCTTTGTGAAATGAAATcagacaaagaaaatgaaataatgctttattgaaagaaaaaaataggcGCATTAGGGCACAGCCTGGCGGACTCAGCACAGATCGGCGAGTGTTTGCGAGACCAGGTGGCGTCATGAGATGGTGAGGAAGTTGGCGGACACTCAGGGCAATCGAGTGCTTTAATTCTCCGACGAAAGAAACTCCATGCAAACCTTTGATGTAAGCGGCTTGTTAAGTGAAGTCAAAGTACCGTAGTTAGTGAGCCAGTGATGGAGCAAGTCACTGGTGTAAGACGGATTATTAGGGCCATACAAAGCCCCTGACAACAACTGAGCACCACCAAAACAAGAGAAGTGTTTGACGGGGACGAACGTGAGCTGGTATAACCTGCAGGGAAATCCATTCTGTAACACAGTACAGAGCTATTTGGGGTCTTTCACGATGCCACAGGCAGGAAACATGGCACCATTGACATTTGAATTTATTGTGGCTCAGAAAATAGTGCATATATGAAaaggttgtttttatttctgggGAGCGTAGTGTCACACAGTACAATGAAGAAAGGCACACACCATGTTGCTGCGAGCGCTTCATTATTTAGCTGAACACTTGAACGAGACATATGAAGCTATTATGAGTTCATGCCTCTACTATGAACCGTCGCTATGATCAAAGATTAGTGAAAAAACCTGTAGTTCTTCAAACAACACTCCTCCTGCTCACTGCCTCACTGGGAATAGCAGCTGTacttgacaataataataatgaacctCACAAGCAAAGCGTTGGAGTCATCTCCTCCCACTGCGGCTCTTGAACGGATTATCCTGGACCAGAGGAAACATGGAATCAGGGTCAGAACATAAGAGGATGCAACATACGCAGCTTCATAGACCAAAAAAGAGTGAGCAGAATTCCACCCAAGCAGTGAAATTACCTCTTCATCACTGTCGTCAAATGCGACTCCTCTTGACGACTGGCTTTGGCTCTGGCTCGGCCTGGAGAATGATGCCGGCGTCCTGTCGTAAGCAAACCAGGGGAGATCGATATTCAATGTTGCAAAGGTCAGGGGTTAAAATCTCATATACTTCTGGGGTTTCCTGGTGGATGTCATCAGCGGAAAGTCATCGTCGGAGTCTTCGATGGAGATCTGACAGACAGAAGCTCATGAGATGAGATTAAGGTTTCACGTTTCAGTCATCGAGTTGCTACCTCGTCCTCTACGAAGGACCTTGCCCCAGGCCGAGAAGTTGTCTGGGAGGGAGCCTGAAATGCTGCAGAAAATAGAAAGATAGAATAAGGTGTTTGTCTCTTTCTATACACCGTCACCAGATTATTGCCAAGCATGGCGGCTGGCCATTGGCAGGTGATCCTTTCCTGGTAACAAGAACAAGGGTATAGCAAGATTTTTTAATTGCGCCCTACAACTCCTCCCCATACCCAGCTTCATGGACTGCTGCATACGTTACATCCTCCACTCCACAATGGTTGAACGACATTTCAGCTCCCTCGAAACAAATCGTTTTtgattgtaaatatttcaaattctGGAGAGTTTTGTGCAAAGAGACACACACTGATGGGTCCAAAACCCTTTGAGAAGAGACTCAAATCAGTAAAAGAGTTGCTCTCTAAACAGTCCAGTTGACTATGTATTGATATTCATCGACCTCCCATGTAAACACCATGGTCTGTCTTACCAAGGCTTCAAGTCAGTTTAAGCACCATTTCCAACAAATAAGTGAGCATTTTCTCTAAATGATGAAGCATATTTACATCCACAGatgcatttataaataaaaacaaatccccAGGTCCACAGTATAGACATAGTatctaaaaatgaaatgacaaatcCAGGTCAGACTGCAGGTTAATGAACATAAAAACGGAATTCAAAGTAGATTcttcagactgaaaactgaGCGTTAATTGAATAAGCAGATTTATTAAATCACTCTTCACTCATGTCCGAAGACTGAGGATCTGTTTGGACATCATACCTTGCATGATACTCCTGCTTTGGGTTTTCAATGGCGCTTTTGTGGCTCTGCCTCGACCGGAGggctttggttcagatgcacCTAAATTAAAACAAAGGAAATGCAAACCACTTAGTGACCATGTGTTTAGCCTGGTCTTGATGAACGTTTGGTTTAAACCCACCTCTCCCTCGGCCTCGACTTCCCcgccctctgcttcctctgcctctcccttTGGTCGGAGGAGCGTACGAGGGACCCTCGTCAGAATCCTCCGCAACATTCTGCAGCTCATCAGATAAGTCCATGTCTACAGCGTCATCACCACGCTGTGATCTGTGAGCTTTGGCTCTGTTGATCGCCTTAGTTAAAgtaaaagaataagaaaaatgaACTTTCATGCAATGCAGATCCTGACAGACTGATATTTACGCACCTCTTTTatttcatcatcttcctcgGCTGTGTTCTTCTTGGAGTCCT carries:
- the LOC128763579 gene encoding mitochondrial intermediate peptidase-like isoform X2 — translated: MAACKMLLSLKKTRSLFSRFGRHVTTWSPVGAAFNVKPHKRLDIVEKTVGLFGVPELSSPAGFQVATKSALLNTEKLLAKACSCAPGVETVNTFDELSDGLCKVADLADFIKVAHPDPAFREAAEKSCIEIGTVVEKLNTNVELCKSLKNLLDSPEIVAKLDPDTRRVAELFMFDFEISGIHLDDKLRKEAVALHVKLLDLNHEFLVGSHMPNRIARSAIPEHLQLHFASEGSFLQVGGLHADSPDDLVREIAYRIYLYPNADLMECLEELLKSRYQLAKLVGYESFGHRALKGTMAKTPETVMNFLQLLTEKLSERTAKDFKMMSNMKKKLNPRNAELMPWDHPFLSGVIRAERYNIEPSLYSPYFSLGGCMEGLNHLFTQLYGVSLMSEQSSAGEVWNEDVRKLAVVHETEGLLGYIYCDFFNRPNKPHQDCHFTIRGGRWCQTAGQYQLPVVVLMLSLPPPSKRAPTLLTPGMMENLFHEMGHAMHSMLGRTRYQHVTGTRCATDFAEVPSILMEYFASDYRVISHFARHYETGQPLPESMVARLCESKKVCGAADTQLQLRPPIDIFRCQLVIC